TCACGCACAGCTCTATGCCTCACTCAAACGCAAAGGCCAAATCATTGGGGCACATGATCTCATCATCGCTGCCACGGCGCTACATCATGGTTTTGCTGTCGTGACAGGCAATACCGGTG
The genomic region above belongs to Deinococcota bacterium and contains:
- a CDS encoding PIN domain-containing protein, whose amino-acid sequence is MKRAAFVEAALARFEVLDFTRESARLHAQLYASLKRKGQIIGAHDLIIAATALHHGFAVVTGNTGEFERIDGLQILAV